TAAGCCTGCTTCTCCTTGGCTCTCATGTTTCTTCTTCCAACTATAAAAAGTACCTGTACTAACTCCGTATTTACGACAGGCTTCTACGATGCCTATATCTTCTGAACTAGAGAGAATTTCTAACTTCTGATCTAAGGTCCATTTCTTGTATTTCATATCTCAAATATATTAAGTTTGAAATTTAAAAGAGCACTCCGAACTT
This genomic stretch from Cellulophaga algicola DSM 14237 harbors:
- a CDS encoding transposase — encoded protein: MKYKKWTLDQKLEILSSSEDIGIVEACRKYGVSTGTFYSWKKKHESQGEAGLKVTYDTKSKEHKQAEEENRILRKLLSNKEIELEVQRELLKKKFGTSDPRKI